Proteins co-encoded in one Malus sylvestris chromosome 7, drMalSylv7.2, whole genome shotgun sequence genomic window:
- the LOC126630470 gene encoding auxin-responsive protein SAUR76-like — protein sequence MAKNGKLTKLKSVLKKWNSFSKQNSRRSLNSVVSAADEDYSTDGIISGDLRPVYVGKSRRCYLVASDVVNHPLLKEKVERSDHNTINIACKVVLFEHLLGMLENADPQPELMDELVEFYAC from the coding sequence ATGGCCAAAAATGGGAAGCTAACAAAGCTCAAGTCAGTGCTGAAGAAGTGGAACTCCTTTAGCAAGCAGAACAGCCGCCGCAGCCTCAACTCTGTGGTCTCTGCAGCAGATGAAGATTACTCCACCGACGGAATAATTTCAGGAGATCTCCGCCCCGTCTATGTGGGCAAGTCCAGAAGATGTTACCTTGTGGCCTCCGACGTCGTAAACCACCCGCTTCTCAAGGAGAAGGTCGAAAGGTCAGACCACAACACGATCAACATCGCATGCAAAGTGGTGTTGTTTGAGCACTTGTTAGGGATGCTCGAGAATGCCGATCCACAGCCCGAGTTAATGGACGAGTTAGTCGAGTTCTATGCCTGCTGA